A section of the Leptotrichia sp. HSP-342 genome encodes:
- a CDS encoding glycoside hydrolase family 32 protein has product MDFTKVKENEERAILEKKEIVEKDFWRQKYHIQGIVGLINDPNGFSQFKGKYHMFYQWNPLGTDHKNKTWAHSVSNDLLHWKRLKTALRPDTRYSKDGVYSGSAIVDDEKLYLFYTGNVKDSDGNRESYQCLAVSSDGENFERWEPSIVNQPDGYTRHIRDPKIWKKDGKFYAVIGIQSEDLEGKAVLYSSENIKDWKFEGEIAGANHGKIKDFGFMWECPDYFQLKDEKTGEIKDLLVFSPQGLEPEGDLYNNKYQTGYLFGKLDYKNPEFEISSNFVEIDRGNDFYAPQSMEDDKGRRLIVGWMGIPEEEDFPTVKKEWLHCLTLPRELKVIDGKLYQVPINEMESIRGEKIEFSGKVTGEVKVGTGVTYELKAKFTDFNSDFGLKLRTGKSSETVLKFDYNDKKFVLDRTKGEQPDKRLRKVYLGDISELELTVFVDSSSIEVFINGGQEVFSSRIFPEKDANGIIVFADKDVNVEIQKWEWK; this is encoded by the coding sequence ATGGATTTTACAAAAGTCAAAGAAAATGAAGAAAGAGCAATTTTAGAAAAAAAAGAAATTGTTGAAAAGGATTTTTGGCGACAAAAATATCATATTCAAGGAATTGTGGGGTTAATTAACGATCCAAATGGTTTTTCTCAGTTTAAAGGAAAATATCATATGTTTTATCAATGGAATCCATTAGGAACCGATCATAAAAATAAGACATGGGCTCATAGTGTAAGTAATGACTTGCTACATTGGAAAAGGCTAAAAACAGCTTTGAGACCTGATACCAGGTATTCTAAGGATGGCGTTTATTCTGGGAGTGCGATTGTAGATGATGAAAAACTTTATTTATTTTATACAGGAAATGTGAAAGATTCTGATGGAAATAGAGAATCTTACCAATGCTTAGCAGTTTCAAGCGACGGAGAAAATTTCGAGAGATGGGAGCCAAGCATTGTAAATCAGCCTGACGGATACACTCGACATATAAGAGATCCAAAAATTTGGAAAAAAGATGGGAAATTTTATGCGGTAATTGGTATTCAAAGTGAAGATTTGGAAGGAAAAGCAGTTTTATACAGTTCAGAAAATATAAAAGACTGGAAATTTGAAGGGGAAATTGCAGGAGCAAATCACGGAAAAATTAAAGACTTTGGATTTATGTGGGAATGTCCTGATTACTTTCAGTTAAAAGATGAAAAGACAGGAGAAATAAAGGATTTATTGGTTTTTTCACCGCAAGGATTAGAGCCAGAAGGAGATTTATACAACAATAAATATCAGACAGGATATTTATTTGGAAAATTAGATTATAAAAACCCTGAATTTGAAATCTCATCAAACTTTGTGGAAATTGACAGAGGAAATGACTTTTATGCACCACAGTCAATGGAAGATGATAAAGGAAGAAGGCTTATTGTAGGCTGGATGGGAATTCCAGAAGAAGAAGATTTTCCAACTGTAAAAAAAGAATGGCTTCACTGCCTAACTTTACCAAGAGAACTTAAAGTAATAGATGGAAAACTTTATCAAGTGCCTATAAATGAAATGGAAAGTATCCGTGGAGAAAAAATTGAGTTTAGTGGAAAAGTTACTGGAGAAGTGAAAGTTGGAACAGGAGTAACTTATGAATTAAAAGCTAAATTTACTGATTTTAATTCTGATTTTGGATTAAAATTACGAACTGGTAAAAGTAGTGAAACAGTTTTAAAATTTGACTATAATGATAAAAAATTCGTATTGGATAGAACAAAGGGAGAACAACCTGATAAAAGATTAAGAAAAGTTTATCTTGGAGATATTTCGGAATTAGAACTTACTGTGTTTGTAGATAGCTCTTCTATAGAAGTATTTATTAACGGTGGACAGGAAGTATTTTCTTCACGAATATTCCCTGAGAAAGATGCGAACGGAATAATCGTTTTTGCTGATAAAGATGTAAATGTGGAAATACAAAAATGGGAATGGAAATAA
- the rsmB gene encoding 16S rRNA (cytosine(967)-C(5))-methyltransferase RsmB — protein MVEKNRNNIKLDIVNLLDEIQNGKYSNIQLNYYFSKNNYTKKEKMFITNVINIVIKNLIYIDYLIGKSVRNVKKRKIKQLLRISVAQLFFMESDNAGVIFEAGEIAKILNAHQAGFVNATLQTILKNKEKFDEEIPKDNRESIVLSYPQWFVNKMRIDYPDDYLEMLKSYKKRSYLSIRFDKNKITREKFEELLKNIKTDVLFSVGEVYYLSNANIFDTEIYKNGDAVIQDASSYLAVRNLGVKDGETVLDACSAPGGKSLAILQLFNPKKLISTDIHEHKVKLLNELKNKYGYSNFEVKLNDATQIENLDTMFDKVLLDMPCSGLGVLRKKPEKIYDLTANDIKSLKKLQKKIFESAYKSLKNGGEIVYSTCTFSKNENTNNIQYFLEKYEDLEIMEVEIPENIDNIRDEFGGIYISYKNEYLDGFYIAKLRKK, from the coding sequence TTGGTAGAGAAAAATAGAAATAATATAAAATTAGACATAGTAAATTTACTGGATGAAATTCAGAATGGAAAATACAGTAATATCCAGTTAAATTACTATTTTTCTAAAAATAATTATACAAAAAAAGAAAAAATGTTTATTACAAATGTAATAAATATTGTGATAAAAAATTTGATTTATATTGATTATCTGATAGGGAAAAGTGTTAGAAATGTGAAAAAACGCAAAATAAAGCAGCTTTTGAGAATTTCGGTTGCTCAATTGTTTTTCATGGAATCGGATAATGCGGGAGTTATTTTTGAGGCTGGGGAAATTGCAAAAATTTTGAATGCACATCAAGCTGGATTTGTGAATGCAACTTTGCAGACGATTTTGAAAAATAAAGAAAAATTTGACGAGGAAATTCCAAAAGATAACAGGGAAAGTATTGTTTTGTCATATCCGCAATGGTTTGTGAATAAGATGAGAATTGATTATCCTGATGATTATTTGGAAATGCTTAAATCTTATAAAAAAAGAAGTTATTTGTCAATTAGATTTGATAAAAATAAAATTACGAGAGAAAAATTTGAGGAATTGCTGAAAAATATTAAGACAGATGTCTTATTTTCTGTTGGAGAAGTTTATTATTTATCAAATGCAAATATTTTTGATACAGAAATTTATAAAAATGGAGATGCTGTGATTCAGGATGCTTCGTCTTATCTAGCCGTGAGAAATTTAGGCGTGAAAGATGGGGAAACTGTACTTGATGCTTGCTCTGCTCCTGGTGGAAAATCCCTTGCGATTTTACAGCTGTTTAATCCTAAAAAGCTGATTTCTACTGATATTCATGAGCATAAAGTAAAATTATTGAATGAACTTAAAAATAAATATGGTTACAGCAATTTTGAAGTAAAATTAAATGACGCTACACAAATTGAGAATTTAGATACAATGTTTGATAAGGTACTTTTAGATATGCCCTGCAGTGGGCTTGGAGTTCTTCGGAAAAAGCCTGAAAAAATATATGATTTAACGGCAAATGATATAAAAAGTTTGAAGAAACTTCAGAAAAAAATATTTGAAAGTGCGTATAAATCTTTGAAAAATGGCGGAGAAATAGTTTACAGCACTTGTACATTTTCTAAAAATGAGAATACTAATAATATTCAGTATTTTCTCGAAAAATATGAGGATTTGGAAATTATGGAAGTAGAGATTCCTGAAAATATTGACAATATAAGAGATGAATTTGGGGGAATTTATATTTCATATAAAAATGAATATTTGGATGGGTTTTATATTGCAAAATTAAGAAAAAAATAA
- a CDS encoding NUDIX domain-containing protein, translating into MRFDLDDDVKFILEQLNKNGTGFLVGGAVRDKILNKDPGDYDFATDIGYSELKRIFADYSPKEMGAHFGILMINVNGKSYEIAKFRKETGVYNSRYPKEIKFVKTIEEDLARRDFTINSLAYSKQTGIVDLYGGRQDIRRKVIRFVGKPKIRIEEDALRILRAFRFVSKLGFNLDKKTSEAIYKKRKFLTKISKERIFDELSKILMGKYSKKAFIEMKKLRVLEIIIPEFRYAYNFNQNNPHHPDDLFNHIIKVIHLCDYDLITRFAALFHDLGKINVKIIDAKGIFHFYGHEKESALIAEEELRQLKASNDFTNSVKKIVRNHMLIYQDVSDKTLKKLIIEMEEKNLKRLFNLFYADLNSKEISRKKENEKILQNFWDKIENIKKQGKIPQFNDLDITGIDLINLKFSNREIGEVKNKLYELVLGDEIENEKEALLKYIVKHYNLNDKFEYENSCGAIVFNENTEKILLVKMHNGNWGFPKGHIENNETKEETAIREVHEETNVNIKIIPNFEREIKYIPNEKTIKKVTIFAGITQDEEVKIDTFEIEDFQWCTYEEALKLVTYKLQKDVLEKARKVFVKSKIG; encoded by the coding sequence ATGCGATTTGATTTGGATGATGATGTAAAATTCATATTGGAACAACTGAATAAAAACGGAACAGGATTTCTTGTTGGTGGAGCAGTTAGAGATAAAATTCTAAATAAGGATCCCGGTGATTATGATTTCGCAACTGATATAGGTTATTCAGAATTAAAAAGAATCTTTGCAGATTATAGCCCAAAAGAAATGGGTGCTCACTTTGGAATTCTTATGATAAATGTCAATGGAAAAAGTTATGAAATAGCAAAATTCCGTAAAGAAACGGGAGTTTATAACAGCAGATACCCAAAGGAAATAAAATTTGTAAAAACAATTGAAGAAGATTTAGCAAGACGTGATTTTACGATAAATTCGCTTGCTTACAGCAAGCAAACTGGGATAGTTGATTTGTATGGCGGAAGGCAGGATATTAGAAGAAAAGTTATAAGGTTTGTAGGAAAGCCTAAGATAAGGATAGAAGAGGATGCACTTAGAATTTTGAGGGCCTTTAGATTTGTTTCTAAGTTAGGATTTAATTTGGATAAAAAAACATCGGAAGCTATTTATAAAAAAAGAAAATTTTTGACAAAAATATCTAAAGAGAGAATTTTTGACGAATTAAGTAAAATTTTAATGGGAAAGTATTCAAAAAAAGCTTTTATCGAAATGAAAAAATTACGAGTTTTAGAAATAATAATTCCAGAATTTCGTTATGCCTATAATTTTAATCAGAATAACCCCCATCATCCTGATGACTTGTTTAACCACATTATAAAAGTTATCCATCTTTGTGATTACGATTTGATAACGAGATTTGCCGCACTTTTTCACGATTTAGGAAAAATAAATGTGAAAATTATTGATGCAAAAGGTATTTTTCATTTTTATGGACATGAAAAAGAAAGTGCATTAATCGCGGAAGAAGAGTTGAGACAGCTTAAAGCTTCTAATGATTTTACAAATTCAGTAAAAAAAATTGTAAGAAATCATATGTTAATCTATCAGGATGTTTCAGATAAGACGTTGAAAAAGCTGATTATAGAAATGGAAGAAAAAAATCTAAAAAGACTTTTCAATTTATTTTATGCAGATTTAAATTCTAAAGAAATTAGCAGAAAAAAAGAAAATGAAAAGATTTTGCAAAATTTTTGGGATAAAATTGAAAATATAAAAAAACAGGGGAAAATACCACAGTTTAATGACTTGGATATAACTGGAATTGATTTGATTAATCTTAAATTTAGCAATCGTGAGATTGGTGAAGTAAAAAATAAGCTATATGAACTTGTTTTAGGAGATGAAATTGAAAATGAGAAGGAAGCATTATTAAAATATATTGTAAAGCATTACAATTTAAATGATAAATTTGAGTATGAAAATTCATGTGGAGCGATTGTTTTTAATGAAAATACTGAAAAAATTTTGCTTGTGAAAATGCACAATGGTAACTGGGGATTTCCAAAAGGGCATATCGAAAACAATGAAACAAAGGAAGAAACAGCAATTCGTGAAGTTCACGAAGAAACAAATGTAAATATAAAAATTATTCCAAATTTTGAACGTGAAATAAAGTATATTCCAAACGAAAAAACTATTAAGAAAGTTACGATTTTTGCAGGAATTACACAAGATGAAGAGGTTAAGATTGATACTTTTGAAATTGAGGATTTTCAGTGGTGTACTTATGAGGAAGCATTAAAGCTGGTTACTTATAAGCTTCAGAAGGATGTACTGGAAAAGGCAAGAAAAGTATTTGTAAAGTCGAAGATAGGTTAG
- a CDS encoding M48 family metallopeptidase: MKTEKILGYEVHRKKVKNINLRIKPNMEVYISVPMNLHRDYIENFIRSKEGWIKSVLKKVEDVKKKQKGFEYKTGEIHKFLGKEYNLTVKTGNFNGVNLINNEKKPNIILTVNENILENTDEKKKVMEKWYFENAKKLFPQFMEKWLKILDEHVEKVAIKPMKTRWGSCNYVKKYINLNTELIKRTPFEIEYVVLHELTHLKYPNHGKGFYNYVERYMPNYKIAEKMLNAKHYY, translated from the coding sequence ATGAAAACAGAAAAAATTTTAGGTTATGAAGTTCACAGAAAAAAAGTAAAAAATATAAATTTGCGAATAAAGCCCAATATGGAAGTTTATATTTCTGTGCCAATGAATTTACATCGTGATTACATCGAAAATTTTATCCGTTCTAAAGAAGGCTGGATAAAAAGTGTTTTGAAAAAAGTTGAAGATGTGAAGAAAAAACAGAAGGGCTTTGAATACAAAACTGGCGAAATTCATAAATTTTTGGGAAAAGAATACAATTTAACTGTGAAAACAGGAAACTTTAATGGAGTGAATTTAATAAATAATGAAAAAAAGCCGAATATAATTTTAACAGTTAATGAAAACATTTTGGAAAATACCGACGAAAAGAAAAAAGTTATGGAAAAATGGTATTTTGAAAATGCAAAAAAGTTATTTCCGCAATTTATGGAAAAATGGCTGAAAATATTGGATGAGCATGTGGAAAAAGTGGCAATAAAGCCTATGAAGACTAGATGGGGCTCGTGCAATTATGTAAAAAAATATATAAATCTTAATACGGAGCTTATAAAAAGGACGCCTTTTGAGATAGAATATGTGGTTTTACATGAATTGACTCATTTAAAGTATCCAAATCACGGAAAGGGTTTTTATAATTATGTCGAACGATATATGCCAAATTACAAGATTGCTGAAAAAATGCTAAATGCTAAACATTATTATTAA
- a CDS encoding carbonic anhydrase gives MFCTLVCCMDGRFIHILNEYIRSNYRYTFVDTITDAGAVNKIVSDEGYLKKIEDKVVLISVNKHKSDHIFVAGHSDCAGCPIDDETQKGYIRQAAEKMHNDLPHEAVTGLFVHENGEIEILVDYDIDDIN, from the coding sequence ATGTTTTGTACTTTAGTATGCTGTATGGATGGGAGATTTATTCATATTTTGAATGAATATATCAGAAGTAATTATAGATATACTTTTGTTGATACCATTACTGATGCAGGAGCGGTAAATAAAATTGTTAGTGATGAGGGTTATTTAAAAAAAATAGAAGATAAGGTTGTTTTAATTTCGGTTAATAAACATAAATCTGACCATATCTTTGTGGCAGGACATAGTGACTGTGCTGGTTGTCCTATTGATGATGAAACACAAAAAGGCTATATTCGACAAGCAGCTGAGAAAATGCACAACGATTTACCTCATGAGGCTGTTACTGGGCTTTTTGTCCATGAAAATGGAGAAATTGAAATTTTAGTCGATTACGACATTGATGATATTAATTAA